Proteins encoded in a region of the Falco rusticolus isolate bFalRus1 chromosome 12, bFalRus1.pri, whole genome shotgun sequence genome:
- the SRF gene encoding serum response factor isoform X3: MLPSQAGAGNGAAAALARGSGLGRSPVPRGANGGGAAAAGPPGGRLEREVLYSGSEGDSESAEEEELGGERRGVKRGLAEAAAAAAGPAAGAAAAAYSGGVGGGGGAVSGAKPGKKTRGRVKIKMEFIDNKLRRYTTFSKRKTGIMKKAYELSTLTGTQVLLLVASETGHVYTFATRKLQPMITSETGKALIQTCLNSPDSPPRSDPTTDQRMSATGFEETDLTYQVSESDSSGETKDALKPAFTVTNLPGTTSTIQTAPTTSTSMQVSSGPSFPITNYLAPVSASISPNAVTSANGTVLKTTGASAVTSGGLMPIPTGFTLMSGASLSPGTPTIPLTQLQPHSLTLSSQQGQVVTGMAGQLPQAQQTVFRFPARAGGQIVSLTGGTMAQQVPVQAIQVHQAPQQTSPSSDSSTDLTQTSSSGTGGVPQVFLTAPSGTVQIPVSAVQLHQMAVIGQQSSSGSSLTELQVVNLDTSHNAKSD; this comes from the exons ATGTTGCCGAGCCAGGCCGGGGCCGGGAacggcgccgccgccgcgctggCCCGCGGCTCAGGGCTGGGCCGGTCGCCGGTGCCGCGTGGGGCGAacggcggcggggcggcggcggcggggccgcccggggGCCGCCTGGAGCGGGAGGTGCTGTACAGCGGCAGCGAGGGCGACTCGGAGtcggcggaggaggaggagctgggcgGCGAGCGGCGCGGCGTGAAGCGTGGCCTggccgaggcggcggcggcggcagcggggcccgcggcgggagcggcggcggccgcgtACAGCGGCGGCGTCggtgggggcggcggggcggtgAGCGGCGCCAAGCCCGGGAAGAAGACGCGGGGCCGGGTGAAGATCAAGATGGAGTTCATCGACAACAAGCTGCGGCGCTACACCACCTTCAGCAAGAGGAAGACCGGCATCATGAAGAAG gccTACGAGCTCTCCACGCTGACTGGCACGCAAGTCCTACTGCTGGTGGCCAGTGAAACAGGCCATGTGTACACGTTTGCCACACGGAAGCTGCAACCCATGATCACCAGTGAGACGGGGAAGGCGTTAATCCAGACGTGCCTCAACTCCCCAGACTCGCCCCCACGCTCAGACCCGACAACCGACCAGCGCATGAGTGCCACGGGCTTTGAGGAGACTGACCTCACCTACCAGGTGTCAGAGTCAGACAGCAGCGGGGAGACCAAG GACGCACTGAAACCAGCGTTCACTGTCACCAACCTGCCGGGGACAACATCCACCATCCAGACAGCCCCCACCACCTCGACCTCCATGCAGGTCAGCAGTGGCCCGTCATTCCCCATCACTAATTACCTGGCGCCAGTGTCTGCCAGCATCAGCCCCAATGCCGTCACCAGTGCCAACGGGACAGTGCTGAAGACTACTGGAGCTAGTGCAGTGACATCTGGGGGCCTCATGCCAATACCCACCGGCTTCACTCTCATGTCAG GTGCTTCCCTTTCTCCGGGGACCCCTACCATTCCTCTCACTCAGTTACAGCCGCACTCCCTGACTCTTTCCAGCCAGCAGGGCCAGGTGGTCACGGGTATGGCTGGACAGCTGCCGCAGGCACAACAGACAGTCTTCCGCTtccctgccagagctggaggGCAGATCGTGTCGCTGACAG GAGGCACGATGGCTCAGCAGGTCCCAGTCCAGGCGATCCAGGTGCACCAGGCACCGCAGCAAACGTCTCCCTCTAGTGACAGCAGCACTGACCTTACCCAGACCTCTTCCAGCGGAACAG GTGGTGTCCCCCAGGTTTTCCTGACAGCCCCATCAGGCACTGTTCAGATCCCAGTCTCAGCTGTCCAGCTTCACCAG ATGGCTGTCATcgggcagcagagcagcagtggtaGCAGCCTGACGGAGCTGCAGGTGGTCAACTTGGACACCTCACACAACGCCAAGAGTGACTGA
- the SRF gene encoding serum response factor isoform X1, whose protein sequence is MLPSQAGAGNGAAAALARGSGLGRSPVPRGANGGGAAAAGPPGGRLEREVLYSGSEGDSESAEEEELGGERRGVKRGLAEAAAAAAGPAAGAAAAAYSGGVGGGGGAVSGAKPGKKTRGRVKIKMEFIDNKLRRYTTFSKRKTGIMKKAYELSTLTGTQVLLLVASETGHVYTFATRKLQPMITSETGKALIQTCLNSPDSPPRSDPTTDQRMSATGFEETDLTYQVSESDSSGETKDALKPAFTVTNLPGTTSTIQTAPTTSTSMQVSSGPSFPITNYLAPVSASISPNAVTSANGTVLKTTGASAVTSGGLMPIPTGFTLMSGASLSPGTPTIPLTQLQPHSLTLSSQQGQVVTGMAGQLPQAQQTVFRFPARAGGQIVSLTGGTMAQQVPVQAIQVHQAPQQTSPSSDSSTDLTQTSSSGTVTLPATIMTSSVPTTVGGHMMYPSPHAVMYAPTSGLADGGLAVLNAFSQAPSAMQVSHGQVQDQGGVPQVFLTAPSGTVQIPVSAVQLHQMAVIGQQSSSGSSLTELQVVNLDTSHNAKSD, encoded by the exons ATGTTGCCGAGCCAGGCCGGGGCCGGGAacggcgccgccgccgcgctggCCCGCGGCTCAGGGCTGGGCCGGTCGCCGGTGCCGCGTGGGGCGAacggcggcggggcggcggcggcggggccgcccggggGCCGCCTGGAGCGGGAGGTGCTGTACAGCGGCAGCGAGGGCGACTCGGAGtcggcggaggaggaggagctgggcgGCGAGCGGCGCGGCGTGAAGCGTGGCCTggccgaggcggcggcggcggcagcggggcccgcggcgggagcggcggcggccgcgtACAGCGGCGGCGTCggtgggggcggcggggcggtgAGCGGCGCCAAGCCCGGGAAGAAGACGCGGGGCCGGGTGAAGATCAAGATGGAGTTCATCGACAACAAGCTGCGGCGCTACACCACCTTCAGCAAGAGGAAGACCGGCATCATGAAGAAG gccTACGAGCTCTCCACGCTGACTGGCACGCAAGTCCTACTGCTGGTGGCCAGTGAAACAGGCCATGTGTACACGTTTGCCACACGGAAGCTGCAACCCATGATCACCAGTGAGACGGGGAAGGCGTTAATCCAGACGTGCCTCAACTCCCCAGACTCGCCCCCACGCTCAGACCCGACAACCGACCAGCGCATGAGTGCCACGGGCTTTGAGGAGACTGACCTCACCTACCAGGTGTCAGAGTCAGACAGCAGCGGGGAGACCAAG GACGCACTGAAACCAGCGTTCACTGTCACCAACCTGCCGGGGACAACATCCACCATCCAGACAGCCCCCACCACCTCGACCTCCATGCAGGTCAGCAGTGGCCCGTCATTCCCCATCACTAATTACCTGGCGCCAGTGTCTGCCAGCATCAGCCCCAATGCCGTCACCAGTGCCAACGGGACAGTGCTGAAGACTACTGGAGCTAGTGCAGTGACATCTGGGGGCCTCATGCCAATACCCACCGGCTTCACTCTCATGTCAG GTGCTTCCCTTTCTCCGGGGACCCCTACCATTCCTCTCACTCAGTTACAGCCGCACTCCCTGACTCTTTCCAGCCAGCAGGGCCAGGTGGTCACGGGTATGGCTGGACAGCTGCCGCAGGCACAACAGACAGTCTTCCGCTtccctgccagagctggaggGCAGATCGTGTCGCTGACAG GAGGCACGATGGCTCAGCAGGTCCCAGTCCAGGCGATCCAGGTGCACCAGGCACCGCAGCAAACGTCTCCCTCTAGTGACAGCAGCACTGACCTTACCCAGACCTCTTCCAGCGGAACAG TGACCCTCCCAGCGACCATCATGACATCGTCTGTGCCAACCACTGTGGGTGGCCACATGATGTACCCCAGCCCACATGCGGTGATGTATGCGCCCACATCTGGCCTTGCGGACGGTGGACTTGCAGTCCTCAACGCTTTCTCACAGGCGCCCTCAGCGATGCAGGTGTCCCACGGCCAGGTCCAGGATCAGG GTGGTGTCCCCCAGGTTTTCCTGACAGCCCCATCAGGCACTGTTCAGATCCCAGTCTCAGCTGTCCAGCTTCACCAG ATGGCTGTCATcgggcagcagagcagcagtggtaGCAGCCTGACGGAGCTGCAGGTGGTCAACTTGGACACCTCACACAACGCCAAGAGTGACTGA
- the SRF gene encoding serum response factor isoform X2 — MLPSQAGAGNGAAAALARGSGLGRSPVPRGANGGGAAAAGPPGGRLEREVLYSGSEGDSESAEEEELGGERRGVKRGLAEAAAAAAGPAAGAAAAAYSGGVGGGGGAVSGAKPGKKTRGRVKIKMEFIDNKLRRYTTFSKRKTGIMKKAYELSTLTGTQVLLLVASETGHVYTFATRKLQPMITSETGKALIQTCLNSPDSPPRSDPTTDQRMSATGFEETDLTYQVSESDSSGETKDALKPAFTVTNLPGTTSTIQTAPTTSTSMQVSSGPSFPITNYLAPVSASISPNAVTSANGTVLKTTGASAVTSGGLMPIPTGFTLMSGGTMAQQVPVQAIQVHQAPQQTSPSSDSSTDLTQTSSSGTVTLPATIMTSSVPTTVGGHMMYPSPHAVMYAPTSGLADGGLAVLNAFSQAPSAMQVSHGQVQDQGGVPQVFLTAPSGTVQIPVSAVQLHQMAVIGQQSSSGSSLTELQVVNLDTSHNAKSD, encoded by the exons ATGTTGCCGAGCCAGGCCGGGGCCGGGAacggcgccgccgccgcgctggCCCGCGGCTCAGGGCTGGGCCGGTCGCCGGTGCCGCGTGGGGCGAacggcggcggggcggcggcggcggggccgcccggggGCCGCCTGGAGCGGGAGGTGCTGTACAGCGGCAGCGAGGGCGACTCGGAGtcggcggaggaggaggagctgggcgGCGAGCGGCGCGGCGTGAAGCGTGGCCTggccgaggcggcggcggcggcagcggggcccgcggcgggagcggcggcggccgcgtACAGCGGCGGCGTCggtgggggcggcggggcggtgAGCGGCGCCAAGCCCGGGAAGAAGACGCGGGGCCGGGTGAAGATCAAGATGGAGTTCATCGACAACAAGCTGCGGCGCTACACCACCTTCAGCAAGAGGAAGACCGGCATCATGAAGAAG gccTACGAGCTCTCCACGCTGACTGGCACGCAAGTCCTACTGCTGGTGGCCAGTGAAACAGGCCATGTGTACACGTTTGCCACACGGAAGCTGCAACCCATGATCACCAGTGAGACGGGGAAGGCGTTAATCCAGACGTGCCTCAACTCCCCAGACTCGCCCCCACGCTCAGACCCGACAACCGACCAGCGCATGAGTGCCACGGGCTTTGAGGAGACTGACCTCACCTACCAGGTGTCAGAGTCAGACAGCAGCGGGGAGACCAAG GACGCACTGAAACCAGCGTTCACTGTCACCAACCTGCCGGGGACAACATCCACCATCCAGACAGCCCCCACCACCTCGACCTCCATGCAGGTCAGCAGTGGCCCGTCATTCCCCATCACTAATTACCTGGCGCCAGTGTCTGCCAGCATCAGCCCCAATGCCGTCACCAGTGCCAACGGGACAGTGCTGAAGACTACTGGAGCTAGTGCAGTGACATCTGGGGGCCTCATGCCAATACCCACCGGCTTCACTCTCATGTCAG GAGGCACGATGGCTCAGCAGGTCCCAGTCCAGGCGATCCAGGTGCACCAGGCACCGCAGCAAACGTCTCCCTCTAGTGACAGCAGCACTGACCTTACCCAGACCTCTTCCAGCGGAACAG TGACCCTCCCAGCGACCATCATGACATCGTCTGTGCCAACCACTGTGGGTGGCCACATGATGTACCCCAGCCCACATGCGGTGATGTATGCGCCCACATCTGGCCTTGCGGACGGTGGACTTGCAGTCCTCAACGCTTTCTCACAGGCGCCCTCAGCGATGCAGGTGTCCCACGGCCAGGTCCAGGATCAGG GTGGTGTCCCCCAGGTTTTCCTGACAGCCCCATCAGGCACTGTTCAGATCCCAGTCTCAGCTGTCCAGCTTCACCAG ATGGCTGTCATcgggcagcagagcagcagtggtaGCAGCCTGACGGAGCTGCAGGTGGTCAACTTGGACACCTCACACAACGCCAAGAGTGACTGA